In Thermococcus camini, a genomic segment contains:
- the pxpB gene encoding 5-oxoprolinase subunit PxpB, whose product MEFKPLGDSTLLISLGEVIDEEINERIHSLARAIEKANFEWLIEVVPAYSSLAVIYDPVLIDFESVKRAVEGVEFTSERFEGKLVEVPVVYGGEYGPDLEFVAEHNGLTVDDVIEIHSKPTYRVYFLGFLPGFAYLGGMDDRIATPRLEKPRLKVPAGSVGIAGKQTGIYPLGSPGGWRLIGRTPLKLFDPSKEPPTLLQPGDRVRFVPVDEEEFRELYEREWGERND is encoded by the coding sequence ATGGAGTTCAAACCCCTCGGCGATTCCACCCTGCTGATTTCCCTCGGCGAGGTTATAGACGAGGAGATAAACGAGAGGATACACTCCCTCGCGAGGGCGATAGAGAAGGCTAACTTTGAGTGGCTCATCGAGGTAGTTCCGGCCTATTCATCCCTCGCGGTAATCTACGATCCTGTGTTGATAGACTTCGAAAGCGTCAAGCGGGCCGTTGAGGGGGTCGAGTTCACTTCAGAGCGCTTCGAGGGGAAACTCGTGGAGGTTCCAGTCGTTTACGGTGGCGAATACGGTCCCGATTTGGAGTTCGTGGCAGAGCACAACGGCCTGACCGTCGATGACGTTATCGAGATACATTCCAAGCCAACCTACCGCGTCTACTTCCTCGGATTCCTTCCCGGGTTTGCATACCTCGGCGGAATGGACGATAGGATAGCGACGCCCCGCCTGGAGAAGCCCCGCCTGAAAGTGCCAGCAGGCTCTGTGGGGATAGCCGGGAAGCAGACGGGCATCTACCCCCTCGGAAGCCCCGGGGGTTGGAGGCTCATAGGCAGAACTCCGCTGAAACTCTTCGATCCATCGAAAGAGCCGCCAACTCTTCTCCAGCCGGGTGACAGGGTGAGGTTCGTCCCAGTAGACGAAGAGGAATTCAGGGAGCTCTACGAGCGTGAATGGGGTGAAAGGAATGATTGA